A stretch of DNA from Myxocyprinus asiaticus isolate MX2 ecotype Aquarium Trade chromosome 32, UBuf_Myxa_2, whole genome shotgun sequence:
GGACATCAAGTGTATTAAGAAAATAGATGTGGAGATGACAGACAGTGATTTTGGAAAGTGAGTCAGCATATGAAGCAAAGAAAGAACCCATTGATAACAGAATGACAGTGATGACAGCCAGTAATTAATCATGACCTTGAGAAAATCTTAGGAGGTTCAGTGCTTTATCTGCTTAACTTAGATTACGCCATTAAACCCCCAAAGTGTAACTGACTTGCATTGTGTTGTTGTGTTGAACAGCAGTTCAAAGGATGGCTGAAGCTCATATGCAGTTTCTGGATGCTTCACAACCAACAGAGGGCAGCACAATATCTGATTGCTCAGATACAGAAGACATTCCTGTAACATCTGCCAAAGGTTCAACCATTCATGCCCTGCTTTTGAACTTAACTTTAATCTATGTTTTACAACATGTTTCCACACAATTTCTTTTGAATTCACATCTTTTCTGTATTTGTTCTCTTTAGATCTACATGATGACACCAGATCTGTCCAATCAAAGTGTCAACTGGAGCGTGAGGTCACCAGCCAGGATTCTACGTCCAGCCCACAGCCAGATACTCCAAGCAAAGCTGAGGAGGACAGCAGAGCATCAACAGAGAGAGTGATgaatgaagaaagaaaaagagtgaaACATGAgaagaaaggaaaaggaaaataataattGTGAGTGAAGTGGAAAGGGAGGAAGCTTGTATAAATGTCTTACTTattggtgaatctcacgaaaacgtTCAAGAACATGTTCATGACATATTTCaacctaaattaaaaataaataaaacaagaaattatattttgaaagaaaacaaagcctattttgacatatttgaccattatgacattattaattttatgcaaattttcCCCAGTTTTCATTTATGCAAAGCAAAAATATCAACAAGGTGAAATGTTACCTGGACAGTTTtgtgagcactgcaaaaaaaaaaaaaagatattcttGATATGACAAACAAGTATATTTGTAttgctttccagtaaaaatatctaaacatccttaaaatgtggaaaatttacatgagaagcaaaaCATTTGAGAATGTAACTTGAATATACAGtaagtattttgtttttacttttaagcataaacaaaacaaatgaagaacaaaaatctgccagtgcaacAAGACAAAATATACGTAGATCAAGATACATTCTGTGGAAACAActcttaatattttgttttaaggatgtttagataattttactggaaaacaagacaaatatacttTTTGCAGCGAGATTCAccctaaaatgcatttttaagagattattttaaaaactgaGATGTTGATGTGATTGTTGTCAAAGACAAAAGGAATGGGACGAAAGAGACAACGCTGGTTTAATGGAGTTCTAAAATGAAGTATTCTGCAGGAGCTAATTCATCTAATCTTGTCAATCATTAAgcaagagtatataaacagctgcttacctcactTCCGTGACAATTCTTCCAAAATCCCTCTACCACCCCATCTCCTGCCTTACTTCTAACTTCATTTAGTGCATAATTAGTCTGGAAAAATCAAGGAGGGGATTATATGCAAATGTGAATATGCATATAACAGCAATCATACTTACATGAATATTGTACACTCAATACAGTATTCTCACTGATCTAGATTGTTTATTCTGAAAGTAAGggtctcttttttctttcttttttgtgctattTTAAGTTTTTGTTACTGACACTGCATAATAGTGCttgaaatatttagtttatttaatGGAATGTCTATTCTTTTTCTCTCAATGAAATTAATATTCacaggggtcatgaaatgctatttatttattattgtattatcttccttgaggtccactgaatgttataaaagttgtttgcaaaaaacagtcacaatttagtaatatatgatcagttTCCAACCTGTTTTtgtccctctgtctgaaacgcttggttttggcctaagtgcctccttaaaacttcaacgtaaacgcccactgtaatgattggctaacataatgcagcccctcaaattcagcaaactcaatcagaagagaatctCGACATAAAAGAGAGTGGcttcttttcagagttgtaacttgacaatgcatttttttaaagcggcgagatacatgacagcggtcaaagagtctgtgtagttcatgtttatatgcaaaataaaggtgatttaaaataattcaaaatagtccagatgggtcccctttggtgttattttaggaatagttagccacacaattCCTGCTCTCTTAACTTGAACTGCGCGCCAATGGGCGGGGCCAAAGGTAAGATGACGCATGttatgggatgtgtaaatacaaattagCAATGTTTCATAATGTCACGAACAGACGTtatgagttctgaaatttacagtatgtttttataatacagttatctcttatgtctaaatatcaagaaaatattttactctccatttcatgacccctttaactttgGACAGAATAGTGAATGTCAGCAAAGAATTAATCATTATTATATACATAATACCGTGGTcccagaaagtatttggacactcaaAAATGTGCAAGTGaatgtataaagtcagttccctcgttcacacaggtgtcctaacagAGTTACTACAGGTGTAGTGGACATGTTGGacaactatggacatgttccactaatgtttgacaaccacagAGTAGTACTTTTGGTCTTCATGTTTTCCTTGCAAGCATTTTTAAGTGTATATGAAGTGaacaaatacttttggggccactgcatgTGCCAAAAATTTATTTACCTGTTCTCACACTTTGACAATAAAAATGCTAAAAGCATTTCGATCAATTCATGTGGTAGAAatcttctttgtgtgtgtgtgtgtgtgtgtgtgtgtgtgtgggcaggtttatgtggtttacCAGGAAATTTttataggttacaaactggtaattacaagggtattatgctataaatgtggtttatgaggacatttcttgtgtccccatgaatcaaattgcttaaaaaacatactaaacgatgttttattgaaaatgtaaaaatgcagaaagttttttgtgagggttaggtttaggggtagggttagggttaggggatagaatctatagtttgtacagtataaaaatcattatgtctgtggagagtcctcataaaccacaaataccaacgtgtgtgtgcgtgtgttttagCGCACATGCCTTTGAGCTCATAATGCAAATGCTTGGTATTCTGCAGTAACTATAATCGTCTacatctcctgcaaccccctcaatgttcaagcaaaatctacgcccttgctcaTTAGTCTACACCTACATTACGGTCCACAGTTTTCTGCCTTATTATAGAGGGAAACATCATGAAATTCCATTTGGAGAATCTTTTCCTGACCTTTGGATTCAGCACCAATTAGTAATTACCAATAAGAATAAAGGGGAATTCAACAAGGTCATGTCCAACAAACTTTTAACATCATAATATGATACATGTCAGTAAATACTGCATTCAATCAGGACAACTTCTGTCAAATGAATACTTGAATACTTTATTCTCTTATAAACAAGtgaagcatctgttggtgtttgggggtatggttctgttctggcaATTTCTCTGCCAATCCATGCAGTCATGCATGGGCAGAGCAGAGTAcagcaaacaaaaacatttacattttttataatatcTACTATCACAAATTTAGTTACTTTTGGGGGATAAAAATTCTATAGAGTgtaatatactatatactgtatagtatatatacactcaacgcccactttattaggtacacctttacacctacttattcatgctattatctaatcagccaatcgagtggcagcagtacaatgcataaaagcatgcagatacgggtcaggagcttcagttaatgttcacatcaaccatcagaatggggaaaaatgtgatctcaatgatttggaccgtggcatgattgttggtgccagatgggctggtttgagtatttctgtaactgctgatctcctgggattttcacacacaacagtctctagaatttactctgaatggtgctaaaaacaaaaaacatccagtgagcggcagttctgcggacggaaacacatTGTTGATGGAGAGGTGAACGGAggatggctagactggttcaagctgacagaaagctggtttcaaacaggtttcccgaacactcccccatctgccattaatcaaccaaacaggtagtcccgccccaaaatTACACCACTGGACGAGCCAATGTTGCTAAGACGGGAAGCagaaacaaacagcaatgtttaaAGAGTCACaaagtttacacttttcagggcaattaacctacaaatgatttatagttgtctttgcatattatagttgtctctgaacATCCAATAAATTacaacaaaattgttttttttttttaagttacagaaTTTAAAACTATTGCATAACTGGAATGAAGAGGTTGTCACTTCACTTCTGATTGTATAATGTAAGgttgtgttcttgcattcaaaaataaCTAGATGGAGCGCAACAGGgtcttaaaatgtgttttaaagttGAACTATGCTTTCTTAAAAAATGCAACACTCATGGTGTGGGATAATAAAGAAACAGTTAGATATGCCAAGGCCGTTGTATAGGAACATAGTGCAGACTGCATGGGGCTCTTACCTGCATACTGGCCTGTAATGTTTGAGGCTGTATTGTGTGAATGATAAAGCAGAAGAGGAGACAGGAGATAAAAATTATGACAAAGTCTATTTGTGTGATGCAACACTGTTTGATCCCTCACTTACCTGTTTACTGGCAGCTCATTGGTAGTGCTTTCTGAGAGAAAGTGGCCCTCATGGCAGTGGAGATCTAAAGATAAGGAGCCGAGGTCCAGAAACACTGCACATGTTCTGGAAAttgttaaatgtaaattaaatacaacatgaATAACTTTATatgcactaccagtcaaaagttttgaaacacttactcatttttattataattttttttttcttcacattttagaataatagtaaagtcatcaaaactatggaataacatcaatggaactatgggaattatgttgtgactaaacaaaatccaaaataaatcaaaactgtgttatatttgagcatcttcaaagtagtcaccctttgcctagaatttgcagacatgtactcttgacattttctcacccaacttcttgaggtatcaccctgagatgctttttaaacagtattgaaggagttcccatctatgttgggcacttattggctgcttttctttattatttggtccaagtcatcaatttcaaaaacttttttttttaattaaattttagttttataatgaaataaattaatatggtggcacaattatatttttgtctacaaaactaatttcaaatatttaagcatacgccttcagatcaaaagatttttaagatcatgagaaacatttcagtcaagtgtttcaaaacttttgaccggtagtgtatgaaacgtatatttaaaaaaaaatagaggcGATATAGCAACATAATCCATTAAACACATAATTTGAGTTAAAGGTGTTTGCTAGAAAGTTAATATATGAACTTCTGATAAGTTATTTTGAAATCTTACATAATATTAAACTTAATTTGGTAACAAGCATAAAGGACTTTAAACTACATTAGAGACTATTTACAACTCTCTTTTTAGATCTGTTACTAAAGCTTAAGTAAAGCTTAAATTACTTCATTAATGTACATTCAAATTATTTGATCACGAAACTTCATATTTGAAATGTACATGAATTGTCAGTTGCTTTGAAATGGCCATTTGTGCCATTACAGTGAAATTACTTTTAGTTCAAATTGTAAATTAGTAAATTAAATGTACACAGTTTGATTTGGTGATTCgacatatttcctactgaaacagcaAGTGGGGGCGGGACATGTCAAACAACCcttcccatttttaaaaataggcagtatcctttagtttacagccacacacacatacccctttTCACCATCCGTTCTTGTCAGAGCCACTTACTGGGGAAACTTGAGGAGCGATATAAATACCGGCCAGATAGCCCATGGCAAAACTGCACTGTCAGAGTGAATATTCACAcataatatatacacataaaaacatgatatcagaagagaacaaaacatcacagtTTTTTAATTCATTGAGCTTTGTCATACAGCAAGTCGGTTCACGTTGGTCTTACAGTTTGTGCAGCTTGGAAAAAAGAAACTGCGCCGCATTACTCTAAAAACTGCAACCGCCTCACTCTCGAaagagtatttttgacataagtagctatgacatcacagcaagtcagacTTCTAACCAGCATTCACCTGCctgtgatcaccggtgatcggttctgcacagtggtgtagtagtgggAGGTGGGCATATTGTGCAATTTATGAAACCTAACCGTAACCCTAGCTTACCCCTAACCCgactctcttaaaaaaaaacttaaagcatGTCCTCACATGTTTGTGTTAAGTGTAGCTTTGTACGTAAAAAAATAAGGAATGTTCATAAAATCACTCGTAGAAcatgctcttaaccgctaagaaaACGAGGCCCTGGGCTTACATGCCGCGTGCATCGAGAAACAGACACTAGAGGCTGTTTTTGCCATTCGTAGATTGATACTGTGGGCTCCTGCACAAGCAGCATTATTTGATGCCTTGGAAGTGAGAACAGGTTGTTTTACCACATAATTTCCTCCCTTTTACAGCACTGCAGGAATAGAAATTATCACATTCCTTTTTATCTATTTCTACACAAATGTTGTGCTGACTGCATTTATTAAGCTCAACAATACAACTCTGCTATCAAAGACATTGTaagaataaattataaaaaatgttttgacccaatttatattaggtgtctttaactacttatTATGTACCGGTAAACACATGTTgttacattgtacttacatttaaagtacatgcatttaaatacatctgtaattacactgttaaccttacccctaatcctaaacctaaccctatcccAACACTTAAGGCCCAGATATATTTCATGCGAAATCGAAATTCGAATTTGTATGACGTAATTCAGAACAAAATCTGACAccttcttactgtcattggtccacgtcatcggtaagTGTGACCTGAAGCTCTGTTTAAGactttgtttaagttgttcagtCAGTAGTCAACATGAACAAACTGGCGTGCAGAGTTGTTAGTAaactggtgcaaatgtacctacatcagTTGGATCGttcacatagagacattttcaaagacatttttttttaaatagtctacaaaaggaatcaaatctactcaaatactctcaagttcccattcactcatgtgccatctgcagtgaaagccattcacacatatgCACAAAGTAAGATATGaccattgttttgtttctattcTGAAATATTAACACCTATTCAGACACCCaactcccacagcggtgtggcgggtgtTTGAaagttcgcaaacagtatactgttgctcggttgtttagaacttctttttatccctgaatgaagaagaacttctccggaagtatatcatGGCCTTTATCCCTAAAcgctaaccctaatctaaaccctaaccaGAGATAttctatacagtacatacagtagataTCAACCTCCGAGCTTTTACCATTGTAGAGAGTGTAACGGTCAACTTTACGTGAATCTTCTCTGGCCAATCATATAACAGCTGATGCCAATGGACCGCTTTACAGttttcattgcacttttccttgtgGTAGATTGAGATAATGtatatctacaggtgcatctcaataaattagaatgtcgtggaaaagttcatttatttcagtaattcaactcaaattgtgaaactcgtgtattaaataaattcaatgcacacagactgaagtagtttaagtctttggttcttttaattgtgatgattttggctcacatttaacaaaaacccaccaattcactatctcaaaaaattagaatatggtgagatgccaatcagctaatcaactcaaaacacctgcaaaggtctcctgagccttcaaaatggtctctcagtttggttcactaggctacacaatcatggggaagactgctgatctgacagttgtccagaagacaatcattgacacccttcacaaggagggtaagccacaaacattcattgccaaagaagctggctgttcacagagtgctgtattcaagcatgttaacagaaagttgagtggaaggaaaaagtgtggaagaaaaagatgcacaaccaacctagagaaccacagccttatgagaattgtcaagcaaaatcgattcaagaatttgggtgaacttcacaaggaatggactgaggctggggtcaaggcatcaagagccaccacacactgACGTgttaaggaatttggctacagttgttgtattcctcttgttaagccactcctgaaccacagacaacgtcagagatgtcttacctgggctaaggagaagaagaactggactgttgcccagtggtccaaagtcctcttttcagatgagagcaagttttgtatttcatttggaaaccaaggtcctagagtctggaggaggggtggagaagctcatagcccaagttgcttgaagtccagtgttaagtttccacagtctgtgatgatttggggtgcaatgtcatctgctggtgttggtccattgtgttttttgaaaaccaaagtcactgcacctgtttaccaagaaattttggagcacttcatgcttccttctgctgaccagctttttaaagatgctgatttcattttccagcaggatttggcacctgcccacactgccaaaagcaccaaaagttggttaaatgaccatggtgttggtgtgcttgactggccagcaaactcaccagacctgaaccccatagagaatctatgaggtattgtcaagaggaaaatgagaaacaagagaccaaaaaatgcagatgagctgaaggccactgtcaaagaaacctgggcttccataccacctcagcagtgccacaaactgatcacctccatgccacgccgaattgaggcagtaattaaagcaaaaggagcccctaccaagtattgagtacatatacagtaaatgaacatactttccagaaggccaacaattcactaaaaatatttttattggtcttatgatgtattctaattttttgagagagtgaattggtgggtttttgttaaatgtgagccaaaatcatcacaattaaaagaaccaaagacttaaactacttcagtctgtgtgcattgaatttatttaatacacgagtttcacaatttgagttgaattactgaaataaatgaacttttccacgacattctaatttattgagatgcacctgtatgttagtTCATGTATTATTGTAATGTTTGCGAAATTCATTGCAGTGAGCGGGAAAAAAAGCGCGCTTTTGCTGTTGCAGATTTCAGCATGAGGGTCTTAATCTATTtaaatatacactgaaaaaactGAAACATATGCTGTTGTTGCTTGAAGGAGCTATTTTTACCTGATTTaaactataaaaaattattttgttggtgtaacctaatgtagtcaggttttTGTAAACTAAAACAAGGAATTATTGCTTAACTTTATTGAGTTTCTTTGAACCAAAATACAATTTCTAATGCAGCTCAACAGAGCTTGGTATGGACACGTTCGACACACGCACACTACGACTGTATTGTCATACTCCACCAGACCTGTAGAGGGCAGTACAGAGTCGTGTCATCTATAGGAGATCTGCTCTAAAGTACGTAGAAATAATGTTGCGATGGAAGGCGTACTGGGATTACAACTTTGCGTTTTAACCATAGGAGAGAGCTTAACGGACAACTAGCGTGTTACAACAGTAGTGATGACAGAAACGAAGCTTTCCAAAACTTCTTGTCAACTGAAGCAATTGCTTCGGAAAATTATTCCTTGTTTTTGAAGCGCTCGAAACACAGCATGCTGAGGACATCTACTGGTCACAGACTTGTACTGTAAATGCAATGAGAAACTTGACTCAAAAGCAGATATGGTgacaatacattggaaattatTTACTGCCTTGTATTTGAcatatatttttcatgtttgtctACAGTATCCTGGAATAAACAGATCTGAATATCTGGAGAATATGTAGACCTTcatatgattacaattttataattattttaaataccaaactatttattttattttatattataaaacaacTTTGTTGTATAAAGAAATTTTACAAATATGAATGCTTTGACAGATTGTGCATTGACATTTGAAAATGAAACGTTATGGTATTAAGTTAAACTCAAACAGCATGGGATTCAAACTCACACATCAAGTGCTTTAGACAAATTAACAAGCATGTTAACTACTACTCTATACAGCAATTTTGGAATTACCAATTGTGgtatactaaataaaaaaataaaaaaagttaaggCTCATCATCATGTACAATAGTTGAAATTCTAGATTCACCTTTTGTAAAACAAATACATCTctttaaatatcacaaaatatctaTGTCtttctcaaaattatttttcataaacacaacatttagattttttttcttcggGAACACAACTCAAGGTGATCTACAGggaaattaaaatgactaaaattcAAATCAGAAACTAGTCTGATTTTACAGATCTAATTTATTTCTGCACTGATTCGAGATCAGTTAAAGCCTGCATTTAACACTAATTCAGGGTTTCACCGTGGGATCAACGCCCCCTAGCATAACCGCGAAACATTTCAAAACTGTTTTGAAACAGTATGACGTAACGAAGCCTCGTTTGCTGAAATCACGTGACTTATCCAATTCAGTATGCGCTCCGAAGCACTGGTttgaaacaaatgattcttaAAGGATTTGAAGCTTCGTGAAGCGTGATTCGAAAGCGGCCATCACTACATgacagtaagggcgcttacaaaCTCGGGAAAGCTCCAAAGAAGTGTTGGACACATGGTTTTGCTAAAGGTCCACTTGGAAGGCATGCACAACAGAGGGTAGATGTGGTCACGGATAGAGATggatatttcaaatatatatttttgacaatgtaccagtaaacactgaaattcttctccaggctctctctccacaATTACTATATTTTTAgcctgacagagaaagataatAGAGGACAGGGAATGAATACACCGCATGTTTGAGCTTGTCCGGCATGTTTTTCGATTTCGCAGCGCAGCTCCCGCCTCTCCgagattctcattggtcaatggaTGCCTACACCAGAGTGCGTTGCAGCAaaagttgacattttctcaacttttgtTAACATGACAGAGCTTCACTATCGGAAGCCTTTGCGTTTTCTCTGtcctgtcaggatcctgccatttCTGTTGACTTTGTTTATAGTTTTAGTGGCTGGATCCTGACACTCAAATGTGTCTCTCTTGTTTTATGAGTGCACATggctttgttggtttttcattgccATGTGCACTCAATAATGTGTAAATTCAGTCTTGAGTGAAACCCCGCCTCCTCATTTGTCTTGTTATCCATTTATCAGTTACACCTGCCTTCCCTTGTTACCCTCCTTATTTGCTTCCCTATTTATCGCCCCTGTTGTGCTCTAGCCTGTGCTGGTTCATTCCTCTTGTCTTGTCTCCTGGTCAGTCTGGTTTGTGTCAGTTGGTACTcgtttgttttcttttctcagTTTTTCCCCTCTTAAGGGTAATTTAATGTCTCTTCATTTCTCTGGTAATTTCATTTATTTGACTGTCTGAATTTGGGTTCATTCACATATCATGACATCTGTCCTTCCGATGCACCATCCTCTTTTAAATCAATGCATTCACAGCGTTCTCTTACGCAGTGTTAACTCTTGTGTGTAGGTGCCATTAGTCCCATTTGCAGAtcccatacaaatgaatggagagAGCTTGTTTTGAACCTACATGTTGCAGCCTACAGAAGAAAAGTGTTCAATGGGCGCATGAACTTACATTAAAGTGAAAATGCGATTTGACCTGAATAAAGCAATGAACTTACATTAAAGTGAAAATATGATTTGAGCTTAGAAGACATGTCAGGTTATACATCAAAGTTAAAAAGTGATTTGACCTTACAGAGCAGATAAAGTTGTACCTAATGAAAGTTATGCCTtagtaaaaccttggtatttcAGGTTGGTTAAATtcagttacagttgtgctcaaaagtttgcataccctggcagaaattgtgaaattttggcattgattttgaaaatatgactgatcatacaaaaaaactgttttttatttaaggatagtgatcatatgaagccatttattatcacatagttgttttgctcctttttaaatcataatgataacagaaatctcccaaatggccctgatcaaaagtttacatacccttgaatgtttggccttgttacagacacacaaggtgacacacacaggtttaaatggcaattaaaggttaatttcccacacctgtggcttttcaaattgcaattagtgtctgtgtataaatagtcaatgagtttgttagctctcacgtggatgcactgagcagactagatatgtcaaaagacctgtgaaacaaggtaatggaactttataaagatggaaaattatataaaaagatatccaaagccttgaaaatgccagtcagtactgttcaatcacttaagaagtggaaaattcggggatctcttgataccaagccaaggtcaggtagaccaagaaagatttcagccacaactgccagaagaattgtccagtatacaaagaaaaaccaacaggtaacctcaggagaaatacaggctgctctggaaaaagactgtgtggttgtttcaaggagcacaatatgacaatacttgaacaaaaatgagctgcatggtcgagttgccagaaagaagcctttactgcgccaatgccacagaaaagcctggttacaatatgcctgacaacaccttgacacgcctcacagcttttggcacactgtaatttggagtgacgagaacaaaatagagctttatggtcacaaccataagcgctatgtttggagtggggtcaacaagtattgtgctccttgaatcaACCACACCGTAtgtttccagagcagcctgtatttctcctgaggttacctgtgggtttttctttgtatcccgaacaattcttctggcagttgtggctgaaatctttcttggtctatctgaccttggcttggtatcaagagatccctgaattttccactctCTCTTATTTTAATTCATTGATGCAATTTTTGCGAGCTGgagacagtaaataaaataatctctgtagGCTGGGGCCATAACTGCAATATACACTGAGGGGGACAAGTTCCTTCctataatcagatatggccaaattGTCCCTCCtaaattgatatccttg
This window harbors:
- the LOC127423022 gene encoding protein phosphatase 1 regulatory subunit 1B-like isoform X1, whose protein sequence is MDPAFPAEMEGDMKDRRKIHFSVPSAMPSQLDPKQAELIRRRRPTPATLFKLTDHASPDDDSIGHQLPVSENGALKPKRATAVYEPPSLKAVQRMAEAHMQFLDASQPTEGSTISDCSDTEDIPVTSAKDLHDDTRSVQSKCQLEREVTSQDSTSSPQPDTPSKAEEDSRASTERVMNEERKRVKHEKKGKGK
- the LOC127423022 gene encoding protein phosphatase 1 regulatory subunit 1B-like isoform X2, translated to MDPAFPAEMEGDMKDRRKIHFSVPSAMPSQLDPKQAELIRRRRPTPATLFKLTDHASPDDDSIGHQLPVSENGALKPKRATAVYEPPSLKVQRMAEAHMQFLDASQPTEGSTISDCSDTEDIPVTSAKDLHDDTRSVQSKCQLEREVTSQDSTSSPQPDTPSKAEEDSRASTERVMNEERKRVKHEKKGKGK